The segment CGAATGAACCGCTCCGTGAGTTTATTCACGGGTAAGACCCCTTGCAATAATTTTTTTAGCCCCCATGGCAAACCAATTGAGTAAGGCTTTACGCCCTAATTCGATGAGATGGGCCCGTTGCACGGGATCCCGTTCCCGCTGTAAACGGCGTAACGTTTTCACTAATTTACTCTTTGGTGATGGTCTACCCATGATGATAGGttacaatgaaatgaaatggttaCTCACGCGGAGACATTATTTATACTCTGGAGACATGTACACAGCTAACGTGGCAAAGAGTTGACTTCTTAATCTCGGGGGTCTGAGGACTTAAATCTACCAGTAAATACCCGTGAGGAATACGAGTGGCTTCATCCTAGGCCGATAGTAAATGAGGCATTTGTAATTGCCGACTTAACACCCCGATCTGAGACTTATCTCtaggatttttaaacaatacgAGATAATGGGCATTCAGACGGATGGTCCGATGTTGCACGGCTCGATCGAAGAGATTTTGCGTGATGTAAATGACACTGGTATTGCGATGATGCGCTTTGCGTGTAAACCAATCCACAATGGATTCAATGGTCTTTCCCCcatcatataataaaaaatcagtaAATGACGTGTGCAGAGATCGGCGACTAATTGTTTGTCGTCTGAGGGAATATTGTGAATGAATGTCACCGACTCTTGTAATGATTCGTAAGCCGGTTGCCATTCTCGGTAACACCAGACTACTAGTATTTTTTCAGGTGGGGGTCAAATCCATTTCGTACTTTGTACCAATTGTTTCACAAATTCCGTTTTACCTGATTTGGAAGGACCTGCTACTACCATAGTAAATTCGGGTTTCAATTGAAATGGCCCTAGTGTCTCGtatacatcttgataaatgacacGAGTTCTAGAgtatcatacatatttatttactagtaaaaaactttaatttattcacaaattttaaaatacagtttatTCAACAAGTAAAAATGCGTGCATTTTCGTCCACAGATTGTCTACAAACAGGACAGTGTGTAAGTCCCGCACCACACACGGCGCAACAGCATAGATGTCCACAAGATAAAAATGCAATTCTCAGTTCACGGTCTAAGCAAATATGACATTTCTGAGTACACGCGGGATTCCCCGCCTCGTCACTGGGTAAGCCCCCCCCCAATCTCGACCACTCGATAAGTCTGGCTTTGGTGTTGAAAGCTTGTCGTACCCATTTTACACTTTTATTGCACACCAAGTAAGCACAACGAGGACTCCAATACGCGTGTTCTATCCAAGGATCGTCCCCGTTCTCCCATTCCACCATCGACACCGAACAGTGAAAACAACACACACAATCTTCCGTTCCTCTGTAAAAGAATCCCGCTTCAGCAATGGCTGGTAATAATTTCTGTAAGACATCGGGTGCTGCTTTAAATGACTCTAGACGATCGAATATTCGGGCATAACCCGGTATGATGGTATGTCATAGTGATCCGCATTTACTCATGTTTGCAAATGAAGTTTTCCCGCAGATGTAATGTCTTTTTAATACCCGTAAGGGAGGGTGTTGTAATGGTAAACCCGCTGTCGCTTGTCGTACATCACGCGTTACAAATGTATTTCTTTACTAAGGGGATGGTGCGAACATCGTGATGTCGTGTTCTTTGAATAAAGTGGGGGTAACGCACGTTGACTTCTTCTTCTTCCCCTTTCAACATTTTTTCTAAGGTGGTGAGGGAAACAATCCTTGAGCGTCAGTCCTTTGactttacacattgatttttcCCCCTGGGTCTCGTACGCGTAATTTTTAGGGCTTCTCGACATGTATTTGACGATGCGGTCACCACCCAATTCATCGGTCCAACCTCCTAAACTGTTGATGATGGTGGGGTTGAACCGACTTTCATCGTGTTGGTAAATGATGCTGTCGGTATCGAAATAGAGGACGCGATCCCCCAAAGGCTCTAGAGTCTCGTAGAGATGTAAACGAGCGTGTGCGGTGGTAAAACACGCTAACACCACATTGCCAAAAGGACAATcttctaaaaattcttctttttccTGATAATTGATCAGCATCATGTCGGTTTCGGGGTGATCTCGATTTTCCAGCAGCTCGACTCCTTTGATTTCTAGAGTGGCATCTTGTAATTTTTTctgtaattcttcttcttcgGTTAAATACTGTGTTTGTGCTAGTTGTAATCGTTGTGCAAATTTTCCCCAGagacaatttaaaaagaatttggcAATGGTTCTACGGACGGGGTTTTTCTCAATGTCTATTAGATTCATGAAGATGCCTTCCCGGCGCTGGATCTCACTGATGTATTCTTGTTTCTGTTCGCGCGTTTGACATTCATCGGGAAATCCGGAAGCTTCTTGTTTGACTTCAAGAAAGTGTCGATGTAAGATCGAAACAAATCCTCGCTGGTCTTTTCAAAATGCCAGACTTCGTGGATGTGCTCGAGCCGATAGCCGAGATCTAGAACTTTGTGTACTTCTACGATCACCCAGGTTCTGGTCAGACTGCGTTCTGAATCGGTGTGACTGCATCGATCGTCGGGTCCTAAGTTGCGATGTTCGGCGCAGGTTCGGCATAAGGGGAAGAGTAATTTTCCGCCTGTCTTGTAGGGTAGCACGGGATGATACAGACCTCGGGGTGGGAGGACGCGGCAACGAATGAGCCCAAAGTACTCTCTCACATCGGCGAAATCGCTGGTGATGACTTGAGGATGGTAAATGGGAAACGGTTTGTATTTCAACACGTAAGGATACAGGGAACACACATCGATGTATTGCATGTCTCCCTCCTCGCAATACAGGCGCGTGGCATTGGTATGACCCCCGTATAAGGCGTCGCGTAGGCTTAATGGGTTCTGAATATCGAGGTCTCGTAGGAATGTTTGTAACTCCGGATTGTTTTTGACTTGTCGATCAAACACGTGTTCCCAGATACTCACTACCGTATATCCTTGTTGCTCTAAGGTGGCGGCACGTTTCAAGGTCTGCTCGTACAGAGTTTGATACGTCTGCTGGACTCGATGGAGATGGGTTTCCGTCAACAGATTCGGATAACAGGTGGGGCACCCGTGCCAGTAGCAGCCGTAAAATTCGTACACGGTGCGGGATTCGTCGTCGTAGCCGTCCACTGTATAGGATCCTATGGTGATTTCACCCCCGTTCTTAGCATGACGTATGTTGCGGTCTAGGGAGGTGAGCCAGCGGCAGGCCTTGGCCGAGTAGCGGCGCGACGGTAGGTAACCCATATTGGAGATGATGGCAATGGTGTCCTGTGCCATGAATCCTCGTCGATAAGCTAAATTAGCCGTGCTGGCAAAAGTTATTAATTTCTGAAACGGATCGACACGGACGAGCCCGTAGAGAGTCGCCTTAAATTGCGCACAACAACGGCGTAAAATATCCACATCCGAGATACGGTAAGCCAAGAATTCCTTCTGGAAATCGAACACTTTTCCGGCCTGTTGATTGTACCAGGTATAGAAGGCTGCACGATTGGCGATCGACATGTCGTCAGGATTGTAGTAGTGGGCATCTGGATAAGGACCCACATAATTCTGGTTCTGTTCCGTGTTGAAAAAGTGGGGGAAATTACCTTTTTTCAGTTCTGTTAAACTAAACGCAGAGGGCATATTGGCGAGGGCAAAGGGGAGGAAATTGTACGAATCGATGAATCTCAATCCGAACACTCCCATGCACAAGATTTTACTGCCGTTGAGGATGACTGCGGGTTTGATACAGGCCATGTGCACCAGATAATTCAAGATGAACTGTCCATCGTATCCCTTGAAATTGTGCGCAATGGCAGTAGTTTCATCGTGTTTGAAGGACACATTACCCTTCTCGTCTGTCTCGGATTGTAATAACCAGTCCATAAACTGCTTTAAGGTGTCTGGGCCTTGAAATACAAAGCGGCGTTGCGATCCAAACGCTTGACAGTGTTCACAGCGCGTGTCGATGTCTAAACTGTCGCAATGTTGACACACGCGTTCGGCCACACAGAGATTAGGGTTGTGAACTCCGTTCTCCTGTGTACATTCAAAatcgaaataaatgtacattttcaattccTTGTTGCGTTTGGGCTTGGGTTTCTTTTGAACGAAGCAGAGCTGTGGGTTGGTGACGagtttcttacagatgtgacaTTGTGTTTTACCGCCACACGCGTGTCCCTTTAATAATTTCTTGCTCATCCATTTCTGGCACTGGTCGCAACGTCCCATTAAACTACAGACGGTTGTCGCGGTAATGGTACTGTAAGGTTTCAAGTGGGTCTGGTAACACGtaacatttctaaaaaaaaaaaaaaaaaaaaaatcccttacaatgaGAGCATTCCGTGCGGGTGCCGTCCGGGGAACAGGGGGTGTCGGCCAAACAAAACGAACAGCGGTGAGGACAGACGGTACGGTGGTCTTCGATGTGGCTATATCCAACATCACAGTAATCACAATAATGTGTATTCTCCGTCACTCCCGACATCGATGTTATGGCATCGTAATGCTCGTTATCCAGCAGGATGTTCAAACATTTTCCGTTCCCTTGTCCTTTGTAGATGGGGTCTAATATAGCATTCGCTGTGAGTTCgtcttaaattgaaatattttcaagcaaTACTCGAGAGCCAGGACCT is part of the Ostrea edulis chromosome 2, xbOstEdul1.1, whole genome shotgun sequence genome and harbors:
- the LOC125679869 gene encoding uncharacterized protein LOC125679869, translating into MSKKLLKGHACGGKTQCHICKKLVTNPQLCFVQKKPKPKRNKELKMYIYFDFECTQENGVHNPNLCVAERVCQHCDSLDIDTRCEHCQAFGSQRRFVFQGPDTLKQFMDWLLQSETDEKGNVSFKHDETTAIAHNFKGYDGQFILNYLVHMACIKPAVILNGSKILCMGVFGLRFIDSYNFLPFALANMPSAFSLTELKKGNFPHFFNTEQNQNYVGPYPDAHYYNPDDMSIANRAAFYTWYNQQAGKVFDFQKEFLAYRISDVDILRRCCAQFKATLYGLVRVDPFQKLITFASTANLAYRRGFMAQDTIAIISNMGYLPSRRYSAKACRWLTSLDRNIRHAKNGGEITIGSYTVDGYDDESRTVYEFYGCYWHGCPTCYPNLLTETHLHRVQQTYQTLYEQTLKRAATLEQQGYTVVSIWEHVFDRQVKNNPELQTFLRDLDIQNPLSLRDALYGGHTNATRLYCEEGDMQYIDVCSLYPYVLKYKPFPIYHPQVITSDFADVREYFGLIRCRVLPPRGLYHPVLPYKTGGKLLFPLCRTCAEHRNLGPDDRCSHTDSERSLTRTWVIVEVHKVLDLGYRLEHIHEVWHFEKTSEDLFRSYIDTFLKSNKKLPDFPMNVKRANRNKNTSVRSSAGKASS